Proteins co-encoded in one bacterium genomic window:
- a CDS encoding sugar ABC transporter permease: protein MNGRPPALRPRLPYHRARAVWVAAFLAPAFILFTVFLAYPIVGAMAYSLYRWDGIVRGGFVGLANFRRLLTEYPYSIRMLGALEHNVWAFVLTMVIQNGIGLLFAVLLAGRAWGAGVYRAIFFMPVVLSLVIVGFLWELFLNPVWGAVNKLLVLVGAGALARPWLGDTHTALLSIILVNAWRWVGFPTIVFLAGIQAIPDEYLEAARLDGAGPGALFWRVVFPLLAPQVNIIVILTFIGAFNWFELPYVMQGVTGEPFHSTDVLGLLFYRSAFGAIDTGNPDVGIGSAIAVVMFALILVTSGLGAVYLRRREVEG, encoded by the coding sequence ATGAACGGGAGACCGCCCGCGCTGCGCCCGAGGCTGCCCTACCATCGCGCGCGCGCGGTATGGGTGGCGGCGTTTCTCGCCCCGGCGTTCATCCTGTTCACCGTGTTCCTCGCCTATCCCATCGTTGGCGCCATGGCCTACAGCCTGTACCGGTGGGACGGGATCGTGCGCGGCGGCTTCGTTGGCCTGGCAAACTTCCGGCGGCTGCTGACCGAGTACCCCTATAGCATACGGATGCTGGGGGCGCTCGAACACAACGTCTGGGCGTTTGTGCTCACGATGGTGATCCAGAACGGGATCGGCCTTCTGTTCGCGGTACTGCTCGCGGGCCGGGCGTGGGGCGCCGGGGTCTACCGGGCGATTTTCTTCATGCCTGTGGTGCTGTCGCTGGTGATCGTCGGGTTTCTCTGGGAGTTGTTCTTGAACCCAGTCTGGGGCGCCGTCAACAAGCTTCTCGTCCTCGTCGGCGCGGGCGCCCTCGCGCGGCCATGGCTCGGCGATACCCACACCGCGCTTCTGAGCATCATCCTCGTCAACGCGTGGCGGTGGGTCGGGTTCCCGACGATCGTGTTTCTCGCCGGCATCCAGGCGATCCCGGACGAGTACCTCGAGGCGGCGCGGCTAGACGGCGCCGGACCGGGGGCGTTGTTCTGGAGGGTCGTGTTCCCGCTGCTCGCTCCCCAGGTGAACATCATCGTAATCTTGACGTTCATCGGGGCGTTCAACTGGTTCGAGTTGCCGTATGTGATGCAGGGCGTCACCGGAGAGCCGTTCCACTCCACCGATGTGCTGGGCCTCCTGTTCTACCGCTCAGCGTTCGGCGCGATCGATACCGGAAACCCGGACGTCGGGATCGGCTCCGCGATCGCGGTGGTCATGTTCGCACTGATCCTGGTGACGAGCGGCCTGGGCGCGGTGTACCTTCGCCGGCGCGAGGTCGAGGGATGA
- a CDS encoding SpoIIE family protein phosphatase: protein MAALCVGGLVWAFHADFPADGWLFLYALPVIGAAAYLGGRIPGGVAGIFSLLAARYFIVSPAYSFSLFPAILPVLGLFALLSAFVVEASVRLRDADIAARKLASIVESSDDAIFSETVDGTILTWNAGAERLYGYAPAEVIGRSVSMLAPPEHADEIAGILTRLRRGERVERHESVRLKKDGTRFDVSLTISAIRTASGMIAGASVIARDISDRKRIERQQQVLTEASEALARSLEVDANLETLAGLLVAELADWCIIDLVGDDGTLRTAITKHRDPARMALMREVQRQYPPDLRSGYGSANAVRTGRAEVYPDVSDALLEEAMPNAALRSIMRNLGSRSAMVVPLTARERAFGAITLFSAESARRYTGSDLVFAEELARRAALALDNARLHRSEQLQRAAAQRAVDRIGRMQAVTAALSEAVTPEQVADVIVTHALQTLGGTAAGLFLIGPDGSTAELVRAVGYPPEITQRSRRLSLEQHPVLAAAIRTRRVAWRDPDDDADAPEHEGIPEAFRRDARASIPMMLHGRAIGVLSMNFRDRHSPGADDLESMLTLGWQCGQAVERARLYAREHRVAETLQRAFLPGVLPQLPGIAVHAAYRSGGVRESDIGGDWYDVFRLPNGHLALSIGDVAGRGLRAAVTMGQLRQSIRAAALEHTDPSIVLKHVSDLLALTDGDDTMATALFGVLDPNTCVLAYATAGHPAPILVGHDLEPARLGCGGLPLGYLGDEPLPLQTVELPAGSLLVVYTDGLVETRYDPIVGEAAVIEAARRELAEATSDHAEGIVRRVLTHEPIRDDIAVITLAVAGTRLDRFEITLPAEPRNAVLIRQALRRLALDAGLDPDRLASVTVAVGEAVNNVIEHAYGAKTGPVRVRARLDGSVLRIDVADEGTWRPVRPADGGGHGLHVMKALVDVVEVDTTPAGTTVRLAVKLPDDRGPGRRAPSTADGSIPAAPLAVSGAPLAAVGPPRGVTALPPGHPVALKISQIDGIPVVTVAGDLDLENTDAFAATLDRAARAESGTVIVSLGDATYLDSHAVGTLFRFGRRLTTNRRKLLVVAPSSGALRRIVDIAGMQAVLRIFDSLAEAARSALPTIDAS, encoded by the coding sequence TTGGCCGCGTTGTGTGTGGGCGGCCTCGTCTGGGCGTTTCACGCCGACTTTCCCGCCGACGGATGGCTCTTCCTCTACGCGCTGCCCGTGATCGGAGCCGCCGCGTATCTCGGCGGGCGGATCCCAGGCGGTGTTGCGGGGATCTTCAGCCTGCTCGCAGCGCGGTACTTCATCGTCTCGCCCGCGTACTCGTTCTCACTGTTCCCGGCCATCCTGCCGGTGCTCGGGTTGTTTGCCCTCTTGTCCGCGTTCGTCGTCGAGGCGTCCGTGCGGCTGCGCGATGCGGACATCGCGGCCCGGAAGCTCGCGTCGATCGTCGAGTCCTCGGACGACGCGATATTCAGCGAGACGGTCGATGGGACCATCCTGACGTGGAACGCCGGCGCGGAGCGACTGTACGGGTACGCGCCTGCGGAGGTGATCGGACGCTCCGTTTCGATGCTCGCGCCGCCGGAGCACGCGGACGAGATCGCGGGGATCCTGACGCGCCTGCGGCGGGGGGAGCGCGTCGAGCGTCACGAGAGCGTGCGCCTGAAGAAGGACGGGACCCGCTTCGACGTGTCCCTGACCATCTCGGCGATTCGAACTGCCTCGGGAATGATCGCGGGCGCTTCCGTAATCGCCCGCGACATTTCGGATCGCAAGCGCATCGAACGACAGCAGCAGGTGCTGACCGAAGCCAGCGAAGCCCTCGCGCGGTCGCTCGAAGTGGATGCCAACCTTGAAACCCTCGCCGGGCTGCTCGTGGCCGAACTCGCCGACTGGTGCATCATCGATCTCGTCGGTGACGATGGGACGTTGCGCACGGCGATTACGAAACACCGGGATCCGGCCCGTATGGCGTTGATGCGCGAGGTGCAGCGTCAATATCCCCCCGACCTGCGGTCCGGATACGGATCGGCGAACGCGGTGCGAACGGGCAGGGCGGAAGTGTACCCGGACGTCTCGGACGCGTTGCTCGAGGAGGCCATGCCCAACGCGGCGCTGCGTTCGATCATGCGCAACCTTGGGTCGCGGTCGGCGATGGTGGTGCCGCTGACGGCCAGGGAACGGGCGTTTGGAGCGATCACCCTCTTCTCCGCGGAGTCCGCCAGGCGGTACACCGGCAGCGATCTTGTGTTCGCCGAGGAACTTGCGCGGAGGGCGGCGCTGGCCCTGGACAACGCGCGGCTCCACCGCTCCGAGCAGCTCCAGCGGGCTGCAGCTCAGCGCGCCGTCGATCGGATCGGCCGGATGCAGGCGGTCACGGCGGCCCTTTCGGAGGCCGTGACGCCGGAGCAGGTCGCCGACGTGATCGTCACGCACGCCCTGCAGACGCTCGGCGGTACCGCGGCCGGTCTGTTCTTGATCGGGCCGGACGGGTCCACCGCAGAGCTCGTTCGGGCGGTGGGATACCCGCCGGAGATCACGCAGCGGTCGCGCCGGCTTTCGCTTGAGCAGCACCCGGTGCTCGCTGCCGCGATCCGGACTCGGCGGGTCGCGTGGCGCGACCCCGACGACGATGCGGACGCCCCCGAGCACGAGGGGATTCCGGAAGCGTTCCGGCGGGACGCCCGCGCATCGATTCCCATGATGCTGCACGGGCGCGCGATCGGCGTGTTGAGCATGAACTTTCGCGACCGCCACAGTCCGGGGGCGGACGACCTCGAGTCCATGCTCACGCTGGGGTGGCAGTGCGGCCAGGCCGTCGAACGGGCGCGCCTGTATGCCCGAGAACATCGGGTCGCCGAAACGCTTCAACGCGCGTTCTTGCCGGGCGTGCTGCCGCAGCTTCCAGGGATCGCCGTACACGCCGCGTACCGCTCCGGAGGGGTCCGGGAATCGGACATCGGAGGAGACTGGTACGACGTGTTCCGGCTGCCGAACGGGCACCTCGCGCTTTCCATCGGGGATGTCGCGGGGCGGGGGCTGCGGGCCGCGGTGACGATGGGACAACTCCGCCAATCGATTCGTGCGGCGGCGCTTGAGCACACCGATCCTTCGATCGTGCTGAAGCATGTCAGCGACCTGCTCGCGCTCACTGACGGCGACGACACGATGGCGACGGCGTTGTTCGGAGTGCTCGATCCGAACACGTGCGTCCTGGCCTACGCCACGGCGGGCCATCCGGCCCCGATCCTGGTCGGCCATGACCTGGAGCCTGCCCGGCTCGGGTGTGGCGGATTGCCCCTCGGCTACCTGGGGGACGAGCCGCTACCGCTTCAGACGGTTGAGTTGCCCGCGGGAAGCTTGCTGGTTGTGTACACAGACGGACTCGTCGAGACCCGGTATGATCCGATTGTGGGAGAGGCTGCGGTGATCGAGGCCGCGCGGCGCGAGTTGGCGGAGGCGACCTCAGATCACGCTGAGGGCATCGTGCGGCGGGTGCTGACGCACGAACCGATTCGCGACGACATCGCCGTGATCACGTTGGCGGTCGCAGGGACACGGCTTGACCGGTTCGAGATCACCCTGCCGGCCGAGCCGCGGAACGCCGTGTTGATCCGCCAGGCGCTCCGCAGGCTCGCGCTGGACGCTGGTTTGGATCCAGACCGTCTGGCCTCGGTGACCGTGGCGGTGGGCGAAGCCGTCAACAACGTGATCGAGCACGCGTACGGCGCGAAGACCGGGCCGGTGCGCGTTCGGGCGCGGCTCGATGGGTCGGTGCTCCGCATCGACGTGGCGGACGAAGGGACGTGGCGGCCGGTGCGACCCGCCGACGGAGGGGGACACGGGCTCCACGTGATGAAGGCGCTGGTCGACGTCGTCGAGGTCGACACGACGCCCGCGGGTACAACGGTGCGCCTGGCGGTGAAGCTGCCCGACGACCGCGGCCCGGGCCGGCGGGCTCCGTCTACGGCCGACGGCTCCATCCCGGCTGCCCCGCTCGCGGTCTCGGGCGCGCCGCTCGCCGCGGTGGGTCCGCCGCGGGGCGTGACCGCGCTGCCGCCGGGGCACCCGGTGGCCTTGAAGATCTCCCAGATCGACGGGATTCCTGTCGTGACGGTGGCCGGTGACCTGGATCTGGAGAACACCGACGCATTCGCAGCAACACTCGACCGCGCGGCGCGTGCGGAATCCGGGACCGTGATCGTGTCGCTCGGCGACGCCACGTACCTCGACAGCCATGCTGTCGGCACCTTGTTCCGGTTTGGGCGTCGGCTCACCACCAACCGGAGGAAGTTGCTGGTCGTTGCTCCATCGTCCGGGGCGCTGCGGCGGATCGTCGATATCGCTGGAATGCAGGCGGTGCTGAGGATCTTTGATTCGCTGGCGGAGGCTGCGCGCAGCGCCCTGCCGACCATCGACGCCTCGTGA
- a CDS encoding carbohydrate ABC transporter permease produces MIAPPVSRGASGRGPGGLVATGAVQALLVSNTLLVILPMAFMVLSSLKTTREIFQEPFDLPSTLRWDNYAQVWNAAHFGIYFRNSVVVTVASMCLILVTGTFASYALARYRFRGNDLIFVYFLAGIMVPIRLAIIPLFVLMRDLSLLDNLWSLILVYAASGLPSAVFILTGFLRTIPHELDEAARIDGAGEVGILLRVLLPLVRPALAIVTVYNVIPIWNDFFFPLVFIHEDALKTVPLGLTVFFGEYQTNWALLFAGLTLAAAPVLALYVMLSQQFIRGLTAGAVKG; encoded by the coding sequence ATGATCGCGCCCCCCGTGAGCCGGGGCGCGTCTGGCCGGGGACCGGGCGGTCTGGTCGCGACCGGCGCCGTGCAGGCGCTGCTCGTGTCCAACACACTGCTCGTGATCCTTCCGATGGCGTTCATGGTGCTGTCGTCGTTGAAGACGACACGGGAGATCTTCCAGGAGCCGTTCGACCTGCCGAGCACGCTGCGCTGGGACAACTACGCGCAGGTCTGGAACGCGGCGCACTTCGGCATCTACTTCCGCAACAGCGTCGTCGTGACGGTCGCGTCCATGTGCCTGATCCTGGTAACGGGCACGTTCGCCTCGTACGCGCTCGCCCGCTACCGGTTCCGCGGCAACGATCTGATCTTTGTCTACTTCCTCGCTGGCATCATGGTGCCGATCCGCTTGGCGATCATCCCGCTGTTCGTCCTGATGCGGGACCTGTCTCTACTCGACAACCTCTGGTCGCTCATCCTCGTGTACGCGGCGTCGGGCCTGCCGAGCGCAGTGTTCATCCTGACGGGATTCCTGCGCACCATCCCGCACGAACTCGACGAGGCGGCGCGGATCGACGGCGCCGGCGAGGTGGGGATCCTCCTCCGGGTCCTGCTCCCGCTGGTCCGCCCGGCGCTCGCGATCGTGACCGTCTACAACGTAATCCCGATCTGGAACGACTTCTTCTTCCCGCTCGTGTTCATCCACGAAGACGCGCTGAAGACCGTGCCGCTCGGGCTCACCGTGTTCTTCGGTGAATATCAGACCAACTGGGCCCTCCTGTTCGCCGGGCTGACGCTCGCGGCGGCGCCGGTGCTCGCCCTCTACGTTATGCTGTCGCAGCAGTTCATCCGGGGGTTGACGGCAGGTGCGGTCAAGGGGTGA
- a CDS encoding extracellular solute-binding protein, producing the protein MRRIWAAVMLLALLAALWPGGATAQPKNQLTFWSWREEDRAFYEGEIRKFEAQNPGVSIAFQTFKPTEYATALSAAMQAGKGPDIIQLRAYGALQPFARPEFLVPLEDKVPELKTFSPQWLDGARSTTDKKVYGVPFATQTLVIFYNKKLLDRAGVKPPNTWDQFIAALQTLKDHGITPLANGGKEGWTLEVAFGVLGPTFFGGPTFYDAVTHGQTTFRNPAFTGALAKFAQIRPFMPQGYMGVAYTDMQQLFINEQAAMYIGGIFELGYFQAQNKSLEMGILPGPVARAGDTPWVSSYDDGNYGVNAKTPYMDAAIKFIRFTATRDWGQAFTDQLKQISAVPGIQVHDPLLQQAVGFMHHSTPYLMLVGFRWQNPTGSDLIQNDLQGLFSDKLTSEQVGADVTHGLSTWFAPFRGR; encoded by the coding sequence ATGCGACGGATCTGGGCCGCGGTCATGCTGCTCGCGTTGCTGGCCGCGCTGTGGCCAGGCGGAGCGACGGCGCAACCGAAGAATCAGCTTACGTTCTGGAGTTGGCGCGAAGAGGACCGCGCGTTCTACGAAGGGGAGATCCGCAAGTTCGAGGCGCAGAACCCCGGCGTGTCGATCGCGTTTCAGACGTTCAAGCCGACGGAGTACGCCACCGCGCTCTCGGCCGCGATGCAGGCAGGAAAAGGGCCGGACATCATTCAGCTCCGCGCGTACGGCGCGCTGCAGCCTTTTGCCCGGCCCGAGTTTCTCGTCCCGCTCGAAGACAAGGTGCCCGAGCTGAAGACGTTCTCGCCGCAGTGGCTCGACGGAGCCCGTAGTACGACCGACAAGAAGGTCTACGGCGTGCCGTTTGCCACGCAGACGCTCGTTATCTTCTATAACAAGAAACTGCTCGACCGCGCGGGCGTCAAGCCGCCGAACACATGGGACCAATTCATCGCCGCCCTTCAGACCCTTAAGGATCACGGGATCACGCCCCTCGCGAACGGCGGCAAGGAGGGCTGGACGCTGGAAGTCGCGTTCGGGGTGTTGGGTCCGACCTTCTTCGGAGGCCCAACGTTCTACGACGCCGTGACCCACGGACAGACCACGTTCAGGAACCCGGCGTTCACCGGCGCCCTCGCGAAGTTCGCCCAGATCCGTCCGTTCATGCCCCAGGGCTACATGGGCGTGGCGTACACGGATATGCAGCAGTTGTTCATCAACGAGCAGGCGGCGATGTACATCGGCGGGATCTTCGAGCTCGGGTATTTCCAGGCCCAGAACAAGTCTCTCGAAATGGGCATCTTGCCGGGCCCGGTCGCGCGTGCGGGTGACACGCCGTGGGTTAGCAGTTACGACGACGGCAACTACGGCGTGAACGCCAAGACCCCGTACATGGACGCGGCGATCAAGTTCATCCGGTTCACGGCGACGCGCGATTGGGGACAGGCCTTCACGGACCAACTGAAGCAGATCTCGGCGGTCCCGGGGATCCAGGTGCACGACCCGCTCCTCCAGCAGGCCGTCGGCTTCATGCACCACTCGACGCCATACCTGATGCTCGTGGGGTTCCGCTGGCAGAACCCGACCGGCAGCGATCTGATTCAGAACGACCTCCAGGGGCTGTTCAGCGACAAACTCACCTCCGAACAGGTCGGAGCGGACGTGACCCACGGGCTGTCCACGTGGTTCGCCCCGTTCCGAGGCCGGTGA